One segment of Rickettsiella grylli DNA contains the following:
- the hemJ gene encoding protoporphyrinogen oxidase HemJ, translating into MLWIKALHIIAMVAWFAGLFYLPRLFVYHADAKDSISIERFQCMERRLYYYIMTPSALLTLIFGFILFHSAWHYYVTTRWMHLKLGLVFILILFHFYCGKCLMDFRKNNNPHTSLFYRVLNEVPTVLLIAIVMVTEIKPFNS; encoded by the coding sequence ATGCTCTGGATCAAAGCCTTGCACATCATTGCAATGGTCGCCTGGTTTGCCGGTTTATTTTATTTACCGCGCTTATTTGTTTATCACGCTGATGCAAAAGATAGCATCAGCATCGAACGCTTTCAATGTATGGAGCGTCGTCTTTATTACTATATCATGACGCCTTCTGCGCTATTAACGCTTATTTTTGGATTTATCCTCTTTCACTCCGCGTGGCATTATTATGTCACCACTCGTTGGATGCATTTAAAGTTAGGTCTTGTGTTTATCTTGATTCTTTTTCATTTTTATTGTGGAAAATGCTTGATGGATTTTCGTAAAAATAACAACCCACATACAAGCCTATTCTACCGTGTATTGAATGAGGTTCCCACCGTACTGCTGATTGCTATTGTTATGGTCACGGAGATAAAACCTTTCAACTCATAA
- a CDS encoding rubredoxin yields MSQTKIFRKYMCLLCGYVYDEEQGWEEDGIPPGTRWEDVPLTWRCPECGAMKEDFEMVEL; encoded by the coding sequence ATGTCACAGACTAAAATTTTTAGAAAATATATGTGCTTGCTGTGTGGCTACGTTTATGATGAAGAACAAGGTTGGGAAGAAGATGGAATTCCACCCGGCACACGCTGGGAAGATGTTCCTTTAACGTGGCGTTGTCCTGAATGTGGTGCAATGAAAGAAGATTTTGAAATGGTAGAATTATGA
- the ftsY gene encoding signal recognition particle-docking protein FtsY produces the protein MFKFLKRKESPMNVREGNESLERKDHFLYRIKNSLLKTRHQFTENLAHLLFGKKKIDAELIDEIVDLLLMADVGSTVTEAIIQRLTVKLERNHLTDGQVIWDVLKQQLGELLQPCEAPLMIDSTHKPMVILVVGVNGVGKTTSIGKLAYYLKKQGKKVMLAAGDTFRAAATEQLTIWAERNQIPIIAQHQGADSASVIYDAFQAAKARNIDVLIADTAGRFHTKNNLMQELQKIKKVMGKLDVSAPHEIMLILDANTGQNALMQAQVFHEALGLTGLMLTKLDGTAKGGVIFAIAEKLGLPIRFVGLGEAMSDIHVFSAKEFVEALFSLEKKSNSLEHIK, from the coding sequence ATGTTTAAATTTTTAAAACGCAAAGAATCTCCTATGAATGTGCGTGAGGGGAATGAATCCCTGGAACGTAAAGACCATTTTCTTTATCGAATAAAAAATAGTTTACTGAAAACACGCCATCAGTTTACTGAAAATCTTGCCCATCTTCTATTCGGTAAAAAAAAGATTGACGCCGAATTAATAGATGAAATAGTCGATTTGCTTTTAATGGCCGATGTGGGTTCTACCGTGACCGAAGCGATTATCCAACGCTTAACGGTGAAATTAGAACGGAACCATTTAACAGACGGCCAAGTGATATGGGACGTATTAAAACAACAATTAGGTGAATTATTGCAACCGTGTGAAGCCCCGTTAATGATTGATTCAACCCATAAACCGATGGTTATTTTAGTGGTTGGCGTGAATGGTGTAGGTAAGACAACCAGTATTGGGAAGCTTGCCTATTATTTAAAAAAACAAGGTAAGAAAGTGATGTTAGCAGCAGGGGATACCTTTCGGGCTGCGGCGACTGAACAACTCACCATCTGGGCAGAACGTAATCAGATTCCCATTATTGCGCAGCATCAGGGCGCAGATAGTGCTTCTGTGATTTATGATGCATTCCAAGCCGCGAAAGCAAGAAATATTGACGTATTGATTGCAGATACTGCGGGAAGGTTCCATACGAAAAACAATTTAATGCAAGAATTACAAAAGATTAAAAAGGTGATGGGCAAACTGGATGTAAGCGCCCCCCATGAAATTATGTTGATTTTAGACGCAAATACCGGCCAGAATGCGTTAATGCAAGCGCAAGTCTTTCATGAAGCCTTAGGCTTAACCGGCTTGATGCTGACTAAATTAGATGGGACTGCCAAAGGAGGAGTCATTTTTGCTATCGCCGAAAAATTGGGTCTACCTATTCGCTTTGTGGGGCTCGGTGAAGCCATGAGTGATATACATGTTTTCTCTGCAAAGGAATTTGTTGAGGCTTTATTTTCTTTGGAAAAAAAATCAAACTCGTTAGAACACATTAAATAG
- the epmA gene encoding elongation factor P--(R)-beta-lysine ligase → MTDFKNTWQPTTTLALLHLRAKLLKNIRHFFSERHVLEVETPLLSHATVTDPHLHSFQTHYYFDNAHYQQTLYLQTSPEFAMKRLLAAGSGPIYQISKAFRNHGESGCYHNPEFTLLEWYRPDYDHHQLMDEVDALLKQLLSCESAERFSYAEIFQYYLNCNPHELTLKNLKELTLRFHLTIEHLNLNTIPDYLNFLMAHVIEPQLPKQLVFIYDYPVTLAGLAKIRSDTLPVAERFEVYWKGIELANGFHELNDADEQRLRFMNDLSVRDNYHYTKVPIDEYFLAALTHGLPDCAGVALGIDRLLLLLTQMKKISDVISFPIQRA, encoded by the coding sequence ATGACTGACTTTAAAAACACCTGGCAACCGACAACGACGTTAGCCCTGTTGCATTTACGGGCTAAACTATTGAAAAACATTCGTCATTTTTTTTCTGAACGCCATGTTTTAGAAGTGGAAACCCCATTACTTTCGCATGCCACGGTCACTGATCCTCATCTTCATAGCTTTCAAACGCACTATTATTTCGATAACGCTCACTATCAACAAACACTTTATTTACAAACCTCGCCTGAATTTGCTATGAAACGTTTATTAGCGGCCGGTTCCGGCCCTATTTATCAGATTTCTAAAGCGTTTCGCAACCACGGTGAATCAGGTTGCTATCATAATCCTGAATTTACGTTATTAGAATGGTATCGTCCTGATTACGATCATCATCAATTAATGGATGAAGTTGACGCATTATTAAAGCAATTACTCTCGTGCGAATCAGCAGAACGTTTTAGTTATGCGGAAATTTTTCAATATTATTTGAATTGCAATCCACATGAACTGACACTTAAAAATTTAAAAGAACTCACACTTCGCTTTCATTTAACGATTGAACATTTAAATTTAAATACGATTCCAGATTATTTAAATTTCTTAATGGCGCATGTCATCGAGCCTCAATTACCGAAGCAACTCGTTTTTATCTACGATTATCCGGTTACTTTAGCGGGTTTAGCCAAGATACGTTCTGACACGCTGCCTGTTGCTGAACGTTTTGAAGTGTATTGGAAAGGTATCGAACTTGCCAATGGTTTTCACGAATTAAATGACGCGGATGAACAACGATTACGTTTTATGAACGATCTCAGTGTACGAGACAATTACCATTATACGAAGGTCCCTATTGATGAATACTTCCTCGCTGCTTTGACGCATGGACTTCCTGATTGTGCCGGTGTTGCTTTAGGTATTGATCGATTATTGCTCCTTTTGACTCA
- the dotD gene encoding type IVB secretion system lipoprotein DotD: protein MKKITAALFVGLLSGCASQNVPHSITPTTFSATSSDASMKLAEAARSVSQSLNELKELEKASSPPITKSLPYPSASGLVKTIASVDWSGPIEPLLQRIAKLAHFRLEVIGKRPAVPVLVTISSHNTPLNYIIRNANLQAGQNANIHVYPGIKTIELRYAKN, encoded by the coding sequence ATGAAAAAAATAACAGCAGCGCTTTTTGTGGGTCTACTCTCCGGATGTGCTTCACAAAACGTACCTCATTCCATAACGCCAACAACGTTCAGTGCAACTTCAAGCGACGCTTCAATGAAGTTAGCCGAAGCAGCACGCTCTGTGAGTCAATCGCTCAATGAATTGAAAGAACTTGAAAAAGCATCGAGCCCTCCTATTACGAAATCACTTCCCTATCCGAGCGCCTCTGGCTTAGTGAAAACCATTGCTTCGGTGGACTGGTCGGGACCTATTGAGCCTCTGTTACAACGTATTGCAAAACTCGCTCACTTCCGTTTAGAAGTCATCGGAAAGCGGCCGGCCGTTCCTGTTTTAGTCACGATTTCCTCACACAATACACCGCTCAATTACATTATTCGAAACGCTAATCTGCAGGCAGGACAAAACGCGAATATCCATGTCTATCCCGGCATTAAAACGATTGAATTACGTTATGCTAAAAATTAA
- a CDS encoding type IV secretory system conjugative DNA transfer family protein: MLKIKRKNIQNGGYSVIGLLFSPKKRLKNYLNNILYFLTLLNLLALLSACSTVQTHYKTVGSLDNLEQLQNLHAQAVTAKKQITALRSHALKDIATSVGAQAGLAWQSGRINQTLTQNSSQLDRIFNFNLMLLDHNVVPPILVQGNNSLKLADEQTLRIDDRTYQIISQARFTTAPPQWRNYLWMDYSHPELPLPAFLPKTTEERLIWKKYATLGWQEGIDQADAIFNDNLSRLTRDFKGMALYRNLLLKGMVSRPFVAHTDLGITGNSSDLHINDKILRITSLPQLQINPKRWKSVVTRDDKHSSSR, from the coding sequence ATGCTAAAAATTAAGCGCAAAAACATCCAAAACGGAGGTTACTCCGTTATAGGTCTATTGTTCAGCCCAAAAAAAAGGCTTAAGAACTACCTCAACAATATACTTTATTTTTTGACCCTATTAAATCTACTCGCATTGCTCAGTGCGTGTAGTACCGTGCAAACCCACTATAAAACGGTCGGTAGTCTCGACAATTTAGAACAGTTACAGAATTTACATGCACAAGCCGTAACTGCTAAAAAACAAATAACGGCTTTACGTTCGCACGCTTTAAAAGATATTGCAACCAGTGTCGGTGCTCAAGCGGGGTTAGCGTGGCAATCTGGGCGGATTAATCAAACGCTCACTCAGAACTCTTCTCAGCTTGATCGTATTTTTAATTTCAACCTCATGCTGCTCGATCACAATGTCGTCCCTCCTATATTAGTCCAAGGAAATAACTCGCTGAAACTTGCGGATGAACAAACGTTACGTATTGATGATCGTACTTATCAAATTATTAGCCAGGCTCGATTTACAACGGCTCCACCACAATGGCGTAACTATCTATGGATGGATTACTCACATCCCGAACTCCCTTTACCGGCTTTTTTGCCAAAAACGACAGAGGAACGTTTAATTTGGAAGAAATACGCGACCTTAGGCTGGCAAGAGGGGATTGATCAAGCCGATGCTATCTTTAATGACAATTTATCGCGTCTAACCCGTGATTTCAAAGGGATGGCTTTGTATCGGAATTTATTATTAAAAGGCATGGTGAGTAGGCCTTTCGTTGCGCATACTGATTTAGGGATTACCGGCAATAGTTCTGACTTACATATTAACGATAAAATACTCCGCATCACTTCATTACCTCAATTACAAATTAACCCGAAACGATGGAAATCGGTCGTAACACGTGATGACAAGCACTCTTCTTCCCGATGA
- the dotB gene encoding Dot/Icm type IV secretion system ATPase DotB: protein MTSTLLPDEPVRFTATCLTRLLIHCQKTLAASDITLQTGEPIFAESYGRLHRITQRKLSNTEVGEILNLIYGPNGSAQILSGIDIDTHYEFRPHRNERYRFRVNATGCLVEGHDAIQISFRAIPNTPPKMSDLNLEPQLIDALAPSQGIVYVTGATGSGKTTLLAAIIRDLAEKEDSHRKILTYEAPIEFVYDSISMPSAIISQSEIPRHLPSFAAGVRNALRRKPRLILVGESRDPETITASIEAALTGHPVYTTLHSNGVSETLRRLVNSFPAEEAKARMIDIIETLRVIIWQQLVPSLDGKRIALREFLVFDQTLRDHLLDAKLETMSATTRRLLNDYGQPMSSDAQRKFDAGLISEPVFKRLMLKTKNLQDD from the coding sequence ATGACAAGCACTCTTCTTCCCGATGAACCGGTCCGTTTTACAGCGACTTGTTTAACTCGGCTATTAATTCATTGTCAAAAAACGCTTGCCGCATCGGATATTACTTTACAAACAGGTGAACCTATTTTTGCGGAAAGTTACGGTCGATTACACCGTATTACACAGCGAAAATTATCGAATACTGAAGTCGGCGAGATACTGAACCTTATTTATGGTCCTAATGGTAGCGCACAAATTTTAAGTGGTATTGATATTGATACGCATTATGAATTTCGGCCTCATCGAAATGAACGTTATCGATTCCGTGTGAACGCCACCGGTTGTTTGGTCGAAGGTCATGATGCAATACAAATAAGTTTTCGTGCTATTCCGAATACACCACCCAAAATGTCCGATCTAAACCTAGAACCTCAATTAATTGACGCTTTAGCGCCTTCACAAGGCATCGTTTATGTGACCGGTGCGACAGGTTCTGGTAAAACCACGCTATTAGCGGCTATCATCCGTGATTTGGCTGAAAAAGAAGATTCACATCGTAAAATTTTGACCTACGAAGCACCCATAGAATTTGTTTATGATTCAATTAGCATGCCCAGTGCTATTATTAGCCAATCCGAAATACCGAGGCATCTTCCTAGCTTTGCTGCAGGCGTACGTAATGCACTACGACGCAAACCTAGGCTCATTTTGGTCGGTGAATCCCGTGATCCAGAAACGATCACCGCTTCTATCGAAGCGGCTTTAACGGGACACCCTGTTTATACGACGCTCCATAGTAATGGTGTCTCTGAAACCTTAAGGCGTCTAGTCAATTCTTTCCCTGCTGAAGAAGCGAAAGCCCGAATGATCGATATCATTGAAACGTTACGTGTCATTATTTGGCAACAACTGGTACCCAGTCTGGATGGAAAACGCATTGCTTTACGTGAATTTTTAGTGTTCGATCAAACGTTACGTGATCATTTATTAGACGCGAAACTCGAAACAATGAGTGCCACTACGCGACGTTTGTTAAACGACTATGGCCAACCCATGTCGTCTGATGCTCAACGCAAATTTGACGCAGGTCTTATCAGTGAACCCGTTTTTAAACGTTTAATGCTCAAAACAAAAAATCTGCAGGATGACTGA
- the rsmD gene encoding 16S rRNA (guanine(966)-N(2))-methyltransferase RsmD, which yields MKKGEIRIIGGQWRGRKLQFPALFGLRPTPNRVRETLFNWLAHDLVHAHCLDLFAGSGALGFEALSRHVQSVTFIEQSAVLVSYLKTQLRQFSAENRAHVYQKHFPFDASRLFQTKNSLFNIVFLDPPFYQNWLDLACAWLLKEQLLAKDAKIYIESKTPLKRLKLPENWCLQYNKTAGQVHYGLIQSNV from the coding sequence ATGAAAAAAGGCGAAATTAGAATCATTGGCGGTCAATGGCGAGGTAGAAAACTTCAATTTCCCGCTCTCTTCGGTTTACGTCCTACGCCTAATCGCGTCAGAGAAACCTTGTTTAACTGGTTAGCTCACGATCTTGTTCATGCGCATTGCTTAGATTTATTTGCAGGCAGCGGCGCGTTAGGCTTTGAAGCACTTTCACGTCATGTACAATCGGTGACGTTTATAGAACAATCGGCCGTGTTAGTATCCTATTTAAAAACTCAACTGAGACAGTTTTCAGCGGAGAATCGTGCTCATGTCTATCAGAAACACTTTCCTTTTGATGCCAGCCGACTCTTTCAAACAAAAAATTCGCTATTTAATATTGTTTTTTTGGATCCTCCTTTTTACCAAAATTGGCTTGATTTAGCCTGTGCCTGGTTGCTCAAAGAACAGTTATTAGCGAAAGATGCTAAAATTTATATAGAATCCAAAACCCCGTTAAAACGGTTGAAACTTCCGGAAAATTGGTGTCTTCAATACAATAAAACAGCCGGTCAAGTGCACTATGGTTTAATACAATCGAACGTTTAG